The following coding sequences are from one Photobacterium angustum window:
- the flgH gene encoding flagellar basal body L-ring protein FlgH, translating into MKTLLMLLCFLAFVSGCAVREEFIPPEPNDAAFAPPDLDYSLPEAKHGSLYRHNYSMTLFQDRRAYRVGDVLTVELDEQTQSSKKANTKFGKSSSIEFAAPTLGNKTFDDLSASVSGDRGFDGTAASTQGNKLQGAITVTVHKVLPNGVLMIRGEKWIRLNQGDEYIRLTGVVRVDDVNRHNQVSSQRIGDARITYSGRGALADSNAAGWLTQFFTSPWMPF; encoded by the coding sequence ATGAAGACGCTTTTAATGCTGCTATGTTTTCTCGCTTTTGTATCAGGTTGTGCAGTGCGTGAAGAATTTATTCCGCCTGAACCTAATGATGCTGCATTTGCGCCACCGGATCTTGATTACAGCTTACCTGAAGCCAAGCATGGCAGCTTGTATCGCCATAATTATTCGATGACCTTGTTTCAAGATCGCCGTGCCTATCGGGTCGGCGATGTATTAACGGTAGAGTTGGATGAGCAAACGCAGTCAAGCAAAAAAGCCAATACCAAGTTTGGTAAATCCTCTTCAATTGAATTTGCAGCGCCGACATTAGGTAATAAAACCTTTGATGATCTCTCAGCCAGTGTTAGCGGTGATCGAGGTTTTGATGGCACTGCTGCCAGCACTCAAGGCAATAAGCTTCAAGGGGCAATTACTGTCACTGTACATAAAGTATTACCAAATGGTGTGCTGATGATTAGAGGTGAAAAGTGGATCCGACTTAATCAAGGGGATGAATACATACGCTTAACGGGCGTGGTTCGGGTTGATGATGTTAATCGTCATAACCAAGTGTCTTCTCAACGTATTGGTGATGCGAGGATCACTTATTCTGGCAGAGGCGCACTGGCTGATAGCAATGCTGCAGGCTGGTTAACACAATTTTTCACTAGCCCATGGATGCCTTTCTAA
- the flgG gene encoding flagellar basal-body rod protein FlgG, with translation MHSALWVSKTGMAAQDTKMTAISNNLANVNTVGFKRDRVVFEDLFYSIQRQPGAQVDQLNQLPSGVQLGSGVRVVGTQKVFTQGNSQNTQQQLDLAVMGSGFFQIENSDGEVMFSRNGQFHVNSEGLMVNGQGLPLQPQIQIPEEANTISIGVDGIVTATLAGDPQPQELGQITLAKFINPAGLEAVGGNLYKETQASGQPQEMIAGTDGAGSLKQGALEGSNVQVVEEMVDMITTQRAYEMNAKVVSAADDMLKFVAQAV, from the coding sequence ATGCATTCAGCACTTTGGGTCAGTAAAACAGGAATGGCAGCACAAGATACAAAAATGACTGCGATTTCCAACAATCTTGCCAATGTTAATACGGTAGGTTTTAAGCGTGATCGTGTTGTTTTTGAAGATTTATTTTACAGCATTCAACGTCAACCAGGCGCACAAGTTGATCAGTTAAATCAATTACCGAGTGGAGTTCAGCTTGGTAGTGGTGTGCGTGTAGTCGGTACACAAAAAGTGTTTACGCAAGGGAATTCACAAAATACCCAACAACAGTTGGATCTTGCTGTAATGGGATCGGGCTTTTTCCAAATAGAAAATTCCGATGGTGAAGTGATGTTTAGCCGTAATGGACAGTTTCACGTTAATTCTGAAGGCTTAATGGTGAACGGACAAGGTCTGCCACTTCAACCGCAAATTCAAATACCTGAAGAAGCGAATACGATATCTATTGGCGTTGATGGCATTGTCACGGCGACGCTTGCAGGGGATCCTCAGCCGCAAGAGTTGGGACAAATTACCTTAGCGAAATTTATTAATCCAGCAGGCTTAGAAGCGGTTGGCGGTAACCTTTATAAAGAAACACAAGCCAGTGGTCAGCCGCAAGAGATGATTGCAGGAACTGATGGCGCAGGTAGTTTGAAACAAGGGGCGCTAGAAGGTTCGAACGTGCAAGTGGTTGAAGAAATGGTTGATATGATCACCACTCAACGCGCTTATGAAATGAATGCCAAAGTAGTGTCTGCTGCTGATGACATGCTGAAATTTGTCGCTCAAGCCGTATAG
- a CDS encoding flagellar basal body rod protein FlgF, giving the protein MDSFLYTATSGASRVMKAQHVRSNNLSNADTAGFRADMERVKSIPLQGAGFDGRTMVVTNSAATRFDAGDVIKTGRALDIAINGDGFFTVQTVAGNEAYTRAGNIRVDDQGMMRVNGFPLMSEGEALVLPEHQDVEISDKGVVTVVPPGGGAKLEVGQLKLVNPDFNQLQKQSDGLLHPVNDQVFAQDPSVAMTAGHLEGSNVSAINELVSVMSLTRNFEMQVRMMKTAETLAQAGTRLMNPR; this is encoded by the coding sequence ATGGATAGTTTTTTATATACCGCAACCAGTGGCGCAAGCCGAGTGATGAAAGCCCAGCACGTGCGTTCAAATAACTTATCAAATGCTGACACAGCAGGTTTTCGTGCGGATATGGAGCGGGTGAAAAGCATCCCGTTACAGGGCGCGGGATTTGATGGTCGCACTATGGTTGTGACTAATTCAGCAGCGACACGTTTTGATGCAGGGGATGTAATCAAAACAGGGCGCGCACTGGATATTGCAATTAATGGCGATGGTTTTTTTACCGTACAAACAGTCGCTGGTAATGAAGCCTATACCCGTGCTGGCAACATTCGTGTTGATGATCAAGGCATGATGCGAGTTAACGGTTTTCCATTGATGTCTGAAGGGGAAGCCTTAGTGCTACCAGAACATCAAGATGTGGAAATCAGTGATAAGGGTGTGGTGACTGTGGTACCTCCTGGCGGTGGTGCCAAGCTTGAAGTCGGACAATTAAAGTTGGTTAATCCGGACTTTAATCAACTGCAAAAACAAAGTGATGGCTTGTTACATCCAGTGAATGATCAAGTCTTTGCTCAAGACCCGAGTGTAGCGATGACGGCTGGGCATTTAGAAGGCAGTAATGTGTCGGCAATTAATGAGCTCGTCAGTGTGATGTCGTTAACTCGTAACTTTGAAATGCAAGTGCGAATGATGAAAACCGCAGAAACATTAGCACAAGCTGGAACCCGCTTAATGAACCCACGTTAA
- the flgE gene encoding flagellar hook protein FlgE yields the protein MSFDIALSGLDATNVQLNTISNNIANVSTSGFKESRTEFSAVYNGMQAGGVEVAAISQNFDKTGSITGTGRPLDLAISGSGFFVTKDHTGQTLYTRSGVFGSDKDNNIVSNNGAKLQGYTVDANNNLQAGAVGNLKITTASLPAKATDELAFVANLDARSSVIDPAINPFDPNATDSFNSSYTSKVYDSLGNPHTVTQYFTKTNANEWQVNVVVDGAATPTQTQNVVFNTDGTLQSPTTPFAVNFNPAGADAADINIDIAGTTQFGADFGVSTNAPNGYTSGELAGVRVEDNGMVFATYTNGQSQLQGQVMLADFANPQGLVKTNGTSWIQSFSSGAPVNGAPSTGTLGGLVAGALEGSNVDLTSELVSLMTAQRNYQANAKTISTSDKLTQSLFNAV from the coding sequence ATGAGTTTTGATATCGCATTAAGTGGATTAGACGCAACCAATGTTCAGTTAAATACTATTAGTAATAATATTGCCAATGTTTCTACCTCGGGCTTTAAGGAGTCACGTACTGAATTTTCAGCGGTATACAATGGTATGCAAGCAGGAGGGGTTGAAGTAGCAGCTATTTCGCAGAATTTTGATAAAACAGGTTCAATTACCGGGACCGGTCGACCGTTAGATTTGGCGATTTCGGGAAGCGGATTTTTTGTTACTAAAGATCATACTGGGCAAACCTTATATACCCGATCAGGTGTGTTTGGTTCTGATAAAGATAACAACATTGTTAGTAATAATGGTGCCAAACTTCAAGGCTATACCGTTGATGCGAATAACAATTTACAAGCAGGCGCGGTAGGGAATTTAAAAATCACTACCGCTTCACTGCCGGCAAAAGCGACAGATGAGCTTGCTTTTGTGGCTAACTTAGATGCCCGTTCTAGTGTGATTGATCCTGCTATTAATCCTTTCGATCCTAATGCGACTGACAGCTTTAACTCGTCTTATACCTCTAAAGTTTATGATTCTTTAGGCAACCCCCACACCGTTACACAGTATTTCACAAAAACCAATGCCAATGAGTGGCAGGTGAATGTGGTCGTTGATGGTGCGGCGACCCCGACGCAAACCCAAAATGTTGTTTTCAATACCGACGGTACATTGCAATCACCAACGACTCCTTTCGCTGTGAATTTCAACCCTGCAGGTGCGGATGCGGCGGATATAAATATTGATATTGCAGGCACAACCCAGTTTGGTGCGGATTTTGGCGTGAGTACCAATGCGCCGAATGGCTATACCTCGGGTGAACTTGCTGGTGTGCGTGTTGAAGATAACGGGATGGTGTTTGCCACTTACACTAATGGGCAATCTCAGTTACAAGGTCAAGTGATGCTGGCTGATTTTGCTAACCCTCAAGGATTGGTAAAAACCAATGGTACTTCTTGGATCCAAAGTTTCAGCTCGGGTGCTCCTGTTAATGGTGCGCCAAGTACGGGGACCTTAGGTGGATTAGTTGCTGGCGCTTTAGAAGGCTCAAATGTTGATCTTACTAGCGAACTGGTAAGTCTAATGACCGCTCAGCGCAACTATCAAGCGAATGCTAAAACTATTTCGACGTCAGATAAATTAACTCAATCACTCTTTAACGCGGTGTAG
- the flgD gene encoding flagellar hook assembly protein FlgD produces the protein MTIAQFNALSTDVPAIESTNMAVAGNPNNANDANSLKNEFINLMVAQIQNQDPLNPLDGTEYVGQLAQFSQVESTENMAKLMQNSMVLLDNMQVLSTAGLVGQTVYVEGSEVELTDAKQQGRIELDHASSTVSIVLTDLVGNKKTMPLGPKNKGEVEFTIDPNALGLAKGQYQISVEVAKDLPQPSVLLAGEVSQVRVPSNGGAALVNVEGIGRVPFYQISQFGE, from the coding sequence ATGACCATTGCACAATTTAACGCACTGAGTACCGATGTGCCTGCGATTGAGTCGACCAATATGGCTGTCGCGGGTAACCCGAATAATGCTAACGATGCTAACTCATTAAAAAATGAATTCATTAATTTAATGGTGGCTCAAATTCAAAACCAAGATCCGTTAAATCCGCTTGATGGTACTGAATACGTCGGGCAATTAGCACAATTTTCTCAGGTTGAAAGTACTGAGAACATGGCGAAGTTGATGCAAAACAGCATGGTTTTACTGGATAACATGCAAGTTCTGTCAACGGCTGGGTTAGTAGGGCAAACCGTGTATGTTGAAGGCAGTGAGGTTGAATTAACGGATGCTAAGCAGCAAGGGCGAATTGAATTAGATCATGCATCGAGCACCGTCTCGATTGTTCTAACTGATCTTGTTGGTAACAAGAAAACCATGCCGTTAGGCCCTAAAAATAAAGGTGAAGTGGAATTTACGATTGATCCTAACGCATTGGGTTTGGCTAAAGGGCAATACCAGATCAGTGTTGAGGTCGCGAAAGATTTACCACAACCCAGTGTTTTGCTTGCAGGAGAAGTGTCACAGGTTCGTGTGCCCTCTAATGGTGGTGCCGCGTTGGTAAATGTTGAAGGTATTGGTCGAGTACCGTTTTATCAAATTAGCCAGTTTGGCGAGTAA
- the flgC gene encoding flagellar basal body rod protein FlgC: MAFTDIYSIAGSAMNAQTIRLNTVASNLANADAVAANPNDAYKALKPVFATVYNKTQLTGDQADYPSAEVRIMDVVQHAGEAEKRFEPSNPLANEEGYVYYPDIDVVAEMADMMSATRSFETNVEVLSNVKSMQQGLLRLGEGN, from the coding sequence ATGGCATTTACTGATATTTATTCCATTGCGGGTTCCGCAATGAATGCGCAAACCATACGTTTAAATACTGTCGCAAGTAATTTAGCGAATGCCGATGCAGTCGCAGCCAATCCCAACGATGCTTACAAGGCTTTAAAACCTGTATTCGCCACAGTTTACAACAAAACTCAATTAACTGGAGATCAAGCAGACTATCCGAGTGCTGAAGTACGCATTATGGATGTGGTTCAACATGCTGGAGAGGCTGAAAAACGCTTTGAGCCGAGTAACCCACTGGCCAATGAAGAGGGATATGTCTATTACCCTGATATAGATGTAGTCGCAGAAATGGCAGACATGATGTCAGCAACTCGCAGTTTTGAAACCAATGTTGAAGTGTTGAGTAATGTGAAAAGCATGCAGCAAGGGTTGCTTCGTTTAGGTGAGGGTAACTGA
- the flgB gene encoding flagellar basal body rod protein FlgB, which produces MAISFENALGVHPQTLDFRVQRAKVLASNLANVDTPGYLAKDIRFDAIVSQIEVGKVQKSPTQLVVSDGYAVPYQNSKDGNTVELSVEQAKFTKNNMDFQSSLTFMNMKFKGLAAVIKGR; this is translated from the coding sequence ATGGCAATAAGTTTTGAAAATGCACTCGGTGTTCATCCTCAAACGCTCGACTTTCGGGTGCAAAGAGCCAAGGTGCTTGCCAGTAATTTAGCAAATGTCGATACCCCTGGATACCTAGCAAAAGATATTCGCTTTGATGCCATTGTAAGTCAAATAGAGGTTGGAAAAGTACAAAAATCACCGACCCAATTGGTGGTGTCTGATGGTTACGCTGTGCCTTACCAAAATTCGAAAGATGGCAACACGGTGGAGCTCAGTGTTGAACAGGCGAAGTTTACTAAAAATAACATGGATTTTCAGAGCAGCTTAACGTTTATGAATATGAAATTTAAGGGTTTAGCTGCCGTGATTAAAGGACGTTAA
- the flgA gene encoding flagellar basal body P-ring formation chaperone FlgA: MTFLRLTLLLCLLLSCWANAEQQNLTSQAQKLDTNALTEELKETVNKEIQQYSKRHHWSNGVSKIKVQLPAAAASLPVCPTTFMIASQDNQQQPIGRLKKQITCESSTVNWRLNATVYVQLTLPVIIARTLIHRDEVITRDMLDSQNLQLKVPKHIITDADQVIGLHTIRQIRQGQLITENLLKKPFLINKGEQVLIVAKKGKFEASTKGVALEHGKMHEQIKVKNTATQKVIHARVFAQGKVETIF, translated from the coding sequence GTGACTTTTTTACGCCTTACTTTATTACTTTGTTTACTGCTTTCTTGCTGGGCCAATGCTGAGCAACAAAATCTGACGTCTCAAGCACAAAAACTCGATACCAACGCATTAACAGAAGAGCTAAAAGAAACAGTCAATAAAGAGATCCAGCAATATAGCAAGCGCCATCATTGGTCGAACGGAGTCAGTAAAATTAAAGTACAACTGCCAGCTGCAGCAGCCTCATTACCTGTTTGTCCAACTACCTTCATGATTGCTAGCCAAGATAATCAACAACAGCCCATTGGACGCTTAAAAAAACAAATAACGTGTGAAAGCTCAACGGTGAACTGGCGACTAAATGCTACGGTTTACGTCCAATTAACACTTCCAGTAATAATTGCCCGCACGTTAATCCATCGCGACGAGGTTATTACGAGGGACATGCTAGATAGCCAAAATCTGCAGCTTAAAGTACCTAAGCACATCATCACTGATGCGGATCAAGTGATAGGCTTACATACCATCCGTCAAATTCGCCAAGGGCAGCTGATTACTGAAAACTTGTTAAAAAAGCCGTTTCTTATTAATAAAGGGGAGCAAGTACTGATTGTCGCTAAGAAAGGTAAGTTTGAAGCATCAACCAAGGGAGTGGCTTTAGAACATGGAAAAATGCACGAACAAATAAAAGTGAAGAATACGGCGACTCAAAAAGTCATTCATGCTCGTGTTTTTGCGCAAGGAAAAGTAGAAACAATATTTTAA
- the arsC gene encoding arsenate reductase (glutaredoxin) (This arsenate reductase requires both glutathione and glutaredoxin to convert arsenate to arsenite, after which the efflux transporter formed by ArsA and ArsB can extrude the arsenite from the cell, providing resistance.), whose product MVVIHHNPECGTSRNVLQIIQDAGYEPVVIEYIQEGWTKPQLQALFAAANLTPRTALRTSKSPAKELGLLDESVSDDVILEAMLEHPVLVNRPIVCTAKGVKLCRPSEAVLDVLENWPKGPLIKEDGEVIIDANGNRLL is encoded by the coding sequence ATGGTTGTTATTCACCATAATCCAGAATGCGGTACCTCAAGAAATGTGCTGCAAATTATCCAAGATGCAGGCTATGAGCCTGTAGTGATTGAATACATTCAAGAAGGGTGGACGAAACCTCAGCTTCAAGCGTTATTTGCAGCGGCAAACTTAACCCCACGTACCGCATTACGTACCAGTAAGTCGCCAGCTAAAGAGCTTGGTTTATTAGATGAAAGCGTATCAGACGACGTGATTTTAGAAGCAATGCTAGAACACCCTGTATTGGTGAATCGCCCAATCGTATGTACGGCAAAAGGTGTAAAACTGTGTCGCCCTAGTGAAGCGGTCTTAGATGTGCTAGAAAACTGGCCGAAAGGACCACTAATTAAAGAAGATGGTGAAGTCATCATCGATGCCAACGGAAACCGTCTACTGTAA
- the arsB gene encoding ACR3 family arsenite efflux transporter codes for MGLFERYLTVWVGAAIIAGIILGSAIPQLFSVVASLEYAHVNIVIAVLIWLMIFPMMMQIDFSSIKDVGKKPKGLVLTLVINWLVKPFSMAFLGWLFFKVFFASWVDPETASQYIAGMILLGVAPCTAMVFVWSQMTKGDANYTLVQVSVNDLIMIFAFAPIAAFLLGVTDITVPWDTLVLSVVLYVVIPLVAGAITRKALDKSNDHSRLDSLLAKLKPWSIIGLLSTVVLLFGFQAETIIANPEAIVLIAIPLLIQTYAIFAIAYWAAKRMKLAHNIAAPACMIGTSNFFELAVAVAISLFGLHSGAALATVVGVLVEVPVMLSLVWFANRTRHWFDENETASNTISKVHGE; via the coding sequence ATGGGACTGTTTGAACGTTACTTAACCGTATGGGTTGGGGCTGCCATTATTGCCGGTATTATTCTTGGCAGTGCAATCCCACAATTATTTAGTGTGGTGGCATCGTTAGAATACGCGCACGTTAATATCGTCATTGCGGTATTAATTTGGTTAATGATCTTCCCAATGATGATGCAGATTGATTTCTCATCGATCAAAGATGTGGGTAAAAAACCGAAAGGCCTAGTACTAACGCTAGTGATTAACTGGTTAGTAAAACCATTTTCTATGGCATTTCTAGGTTGGTTATTCTTCAAAGTTTTCTTCGCCTCTTGGGTTGACCCAGAAACCGCTTCTCAATACATCGCAGGTATGATCTTATTGGGTGTTGCACCTTGTACCGCAATGGTATTTGTGTGGAGCCAAATGACTAAAGGTGATGCGAACTACACCTTGGTACAAGTATCAGTTAACGATCTGATCATGATCTTTGCTTTCGCACCAATTGCTGCATTCTTGCTAGGCGTGACAGACATTACTGTGCCTTGGGATACCCTAGTGTTATCAGTAGTACTTTATGTTGTGATCCCATTAGTGGCGGGTGCCATTACTCGTAAAGCGTTAGATAAATCAAACGACCATTCTCGTTTAGATAGCCTATTAGCCAAGCTAAAACCTTGGTCAATCATTGGTTTGTTATCAACAGTGGTTTTATTGTTTGGTTTCCAAGCTGAAACAATTATCGCTAACCCTGAAGCGATTGTATTAATTGCGATTCCATTGTTAATTCAAACCTATGCGATTTTTGCTATTGCTTACTGGGCTGCAAAACGCATGAAGTTAGCCCATAACATTGCAGCACCCGCTTGTATGATTGGTACCTCTAACTTCTTTGAATTAGCGGTAGCCGTTGCAATTTCATTGTTTGGTTTACACTCAGGTGCAGCTCTTGCCACCGTGGTTGGCGTGCTGGTGGAAGTACCTGTTATGTTGTCTTTAGTATGGTTTGCTAACCGAACCCGTCATTGGTTTGATGAAAACGAAACTGCATCAAACACTATTTCAAAAGTACACGGAGAGTAA
- the arsH gene encoding arsenical resistance protein ArsH encodes MEIKDLSLPNLDENQFNVTTSEDLVAPKSTHKPRILLLYGSLRKRSFSKLVIEESARLLVKMGAEVRIFDPEGLPLPDAEDPTHPKVAELRDLVIWSEGQVWCSPERHGSMTGIMKAQIDWIPLSMGAVRPTQGKTLAVMQVCGGSQSFNVVNQLRVLGRWMRMVTIPNQSSVAKAFLEFDDNDRMKPSGYYNRIVDVMEELVKFTLLTRDNSDFLVDRYSERVESAEQLMQRVNQKEG; translated from the coding sequence ATGGAAATTAAAGACTTATCGTTACCAAATCTTGATGAAAACCAGTTCAATGTTACGACATCAGAAGATTTAGTTGCGCCGAAATCAACCCATAAACCACGTATTCTGTTGCTTTATGGATCATTACGTAAGCGTTCTTTTAGTAAGTTAGTGATTGAAGAATCAGCGCGATTATTAGTAAAAATGGGCGCAGAAGTCCGTATTTTTGATCCAGAAGGATTACCACTGCCTGATGCAGAAGATCCAACGCACCCCAAAGTCGCAGAGTTAAGAGATCTTGTGATCTGGTCAGAAGGGCAAGTGTGGTGCTCACCAGAGCGACATGGCTCAATGACTGGCATTATGAAAGCACAAATTGATTGGATCCCACTTTCAATGGGGGCTGTTCGTCCTACTCAAGGGAAAACACTGGCGGTAATGCAAGTGTGTGGCGGTTCTCAGTCATTCAATGTAGTAAATCAGCTTCGTGTATTGGGTCGTTGGATGCGTATGGTGACTATCCCTAACCAATCATCAGTAGCGAAGGCGTTTTTAGAGTTTGACGATAATGATCGTATGAAGCCATCTGGTTACTACAACCGCATCGTTGATGTTATGGAAGAGCTAGTCAAATTCACGCTATTAACCCGCGATAACAGTGATTTCTTAGTCGATCGTTATTCAGAACGTGTCGAAAGTGCAGAGCAATTAATGCAACGTGTAAACCAAAAAGAAGGGTAA
- a CDS encoding metalloregulator ArsR/SmtB family transcription factor, with product MADDTRLKVLMLLSLKGELCVCDLQQALDISQPKVSRHLAELRRTGLLVDERRAKWVYYRLNPTIPPWMSEIISTSSQNSNKYLEDCLSRLESDCSSC from the coding sequence ATGGCTGATGACACTCGTCTTAAAGTATTAATGCTCCTTAGCTTGAAAGGGGAGCTTTGTGTATGTGATTTACAACAAGCATTAGATATTAGCCAGCCTAAAGTGTCTCGTCATTTAGCAGAATTACGTCGTACTGGGTTGTTGGTCGATGAGCGCCGAGCAAAATGGGTGTATTACCGACTGAATCCGACAATACCACCTTGGATGAGCGAGATAATTTCAACATCGTCACAAAACAGTAATAAATATTTAGAAGACTGTTTATCTCGACTCGAATCAGATTGTTCTAGTTGCTAA
- a CDS encoding YadA-like family protein — MSLFSLPAFAQPLNLSDNSSNATMNTNNVVLGQGASVTQSNNSVAIGYASSAKGESSVAEGYSSSANGNAAIAMGIAAKSQGDQSASFGSNAQTNGNSSSSFGSGASATGVQTEAFGSTANADGNASIAFGSSAKATGYSTTSLGTSSVAKGTYAMAMGTSSHADGNYSMALGTKAAAGEKDITIGNYATASGKPGSIAIGNQSVSTDGQVSFGSDKIQRRLEHIQAGIAQTDAVNVSQLHQGISQANKYTDTQVASTLNQAKSYTNTSAANTLHQANEYTDTSASNTLHQANRYTDDKTAAAVKQANHYSDIDANNAVNKADHYADQSSASTLNKANSYTDQRFGELSQDINKVHNEANAGTASAMAMSAIPFRQGYHYTIGLGTANYDNQSAIALGGKFDVGQRGIITVAASDDSEHDTGISAGVGIGF; from the coding sequence ATGTCACTTTTTTCATTACCAGCTTTCGCTCAGCCTCTTAATTTAAGTGATAATTCCTCTAATGCAACAATGAATACGAATAATGTTGTTTTAGGCCAAGGTGCCTCTGTTACGCAAAGTAATAATTCTGTTGCAATTGGTTATGCATCATCAGCGAAAGGGGAATCGAGTGTTGCTGAAGGTTACTCATCCAGTGCTAATGGTAATGCTGCGATAGCTATGGGGATTGCAGCAAAAAGCCAAGGTGATCAATCCGCCTCTTTTGGCTCTAATGCACAAACAAACGGTAATAGTTCATCTTCATTTGGCTCTGGTGCTAGTGCAACAGGCGTTCAAACTGAAGCATTTGGATCTACAGCCAATGCTGATGGCAATGCTTCTATTGCCTTTGGCTCTAGTGCTAAAGCCACTGGGTATTCAACGACGTCGTTGGGTACCAGTAGTGTAGCGAAAGGTACATATGCAATGGCTATGGGTACAAGTAGCCATGCTGACGGTAACTATTCGATGGCATTAGGGACTAAAGCGGCTGCGGGTGAAAAAGATATTACAATTGGTAACTATGCGACTGCATCAGGCAAACCAGGTTCTATTGCGATTGGCAATCAATCTGTTTCTACTGATGGCCAAGTATCATTTGGTAGCGATAAGATCCAGCGTCGTTTAGAGCATATTCAAGCCGGTATAGCACAAACAGATGCGGTTAACGTAAGTCAGTTACATCAAGGTATTTCACAAGCAAATAAGTATACTGATACTCAAGTAGCATCAACATTAAACCAAGCAAAGAGTTATACCAATACTTCAGCGGCTAACACTTTACACCAAGCTAATGAGTATACCGATACTTCAGCGTCTAACACTTTACATCAAGCTAATCGATATACCGATGATAAAACAGCAGCAGCCGTTAAACAGGCTAACCATTATTCAGATATTGACGCTAATAATGCCGTAAATAAAGCTGACCATTATGCGGATCAAAGTTCGGCATCAACACTCAATAAAGCTAATAGCTATACCGATCAACGTTTTGGTGAACTTAGCCAAGATATAAACAAAGTACATAACGAAGCCAATGCTGGTACTGCAAGTGCAATGGCGATGAGTGCAATCCCTTTCCGTCAAGGCTATCACTATACCATTGGCCTAGGTACGGCAAATTACGATAACCAATCTGCAATTGCATTAGGTGGTAAATTTGATGTTGGACAACGAGGCATCATTACTGTTGCTGCATCTGACGACTCAGAGCATGATACGGGTATTTCTGCTGGTGTCGGCATTGGTTTCTAG